The DNA region tgatcaaactatagaaactaataaaataattaaactataattaaattagttctgcaaaaaaattgtaatattatatgtatatagcaaaaaatgatttattttgataaatataaaaaccaatttaatagtgtattatttattttctgataaaattattttgatgtaATATTATTTCAGCTTATCACATTAGTAGTATTTAGTGTACCAATGAATAGTTATTAAAAGatttattatttaacaaaaatgagatcaaattatttaaaattgtacCAAGTTATTTAACAgaaatgattattttatatcacataaattttattttacttaaaaattaaaattcttttataaataacattttaaatactaaataattataATAGATATAATCTTAATAACATAAacaggagaaataaaataaaaggccGAGGTTGTCTAGTCTAGAAAGTGGACGACCATAGATTCTTATTTTctgatcaaatcaaattttttattttattatatttaaatataaaaaaataaaataaaatgttaaaaagaaaaaaataacaaaaaaaaaatgaagaaaactaACATTTAGTTATTGTAGACTTTTAGCTAAAATTTATGATTGGTCTCATTTTTGTTTGgcccaataaaaaaaattgtaactcTAACTGGTAATTATATTTTAGGCTCAGTTTTTTCAATATTGGACGGGTGGATGAGTTGTGCAGGGATATGGAATATGGTGGTGTTAGACAATGGTGTGGGGCAACTTTTTCTGAGCCATGGCAGGGGGGAGTCGGACCGAGCGATTGCCTTGCGCGGGAGAAAAAGTTGAACTTGTAGGTAGTAATCGTAGGGTCCGATTCCTCAAGGGAccaaatttaagtttttttattttgtgtatgaaagtGGAATCGGAGGGTACGTTtagtgggttttttttttttattcatggaCTCGTTGGGTCCGTTTGCTggcagataatttttttttatcatggaGTTGTTGGGTCCGTTTTCTggcagaattttttttttgtttttatggagTCGTTGGGTTCGTTTTGTTGCACACAAAaaattttgtgtgtgtgtgtgtgtgtgtagatATTTATGTATGAGAGTATGAAAAATGGTTGATAGAGTTACACTTAGTGtatattattttggtcagattcTATTACAAACATCTGAAGGAGTGAGATTTAGTTGTGAGAAGCcgttagatattgttattccGTTCACAATCTCATTTGAGGAGCtaaaaggtgtgatttgtgagaagataggtTTTCAGATATCCAAAAAAATATCATGTATGGTATACATATATCCCATACCGCTATTTGGTGGTTTCATGCAGTATCAAACCAAGTATGTAAGCGACGAAGCGAGTATGcaggagatgttttcaatgtattttGAAAGTCGCGGTCAGATATCGGTGATAGAATTGTACGTCGAATTCGAACAATCTGAAGCGGACCGAAATATTGAAGGGGAAGAAACGATAGTGACAGTGAGGAAGAGTTTGAAAGCAATTACGAAGCTGTTGCTCCAGAAGGAGAAGAAGATCAAGGTGACGGGGTGGTGGCTCCAAATGTGGGAGACGTTGCAAATGCACTTGCAAACGAAGATCCCTTTGAGGAGCCGTCCTTCATGCGGGTTCTGgacttggaagccatgcatgCGCCGGAGTTTCCGGAATATATGAGTGCCGGTACGTATTAACATATAAATATAGAAAGTAGTAGACTTTGGGAAATAATCTATGTTGATAGATGTAAATAAGAATATAAGTCACGTGAAAATTAATTTGTGCGCATTCGTCCAAAGTTTTTTATGTGTTTATGTTTGTATGATGTTAAAAGTGGGATGACAACATGATaggaataatatttatatttatgtggATATAGGGAGCATTGACGTAGTCTTAATTTCAGTTATTAAATGTATTTgccttaaattattttgatttgccTGTCGTTGTGGTAGAAATTCCTATGGTAGAAATTCCTAGGGAAGCTGTTATGATGGCGGtgaaagattataccatccgAAGAGGCGTAGACTACCGTGTGTATGAGTCGGAGCCGTTGACCTTCTATGCGAAGTGTACACAGTATGGAtcagggtgtgattggcttatcagggttagcatgatcagcagaaagtattgttgggttataaggaggtacAACGGTTCTCACACTTGTACTAGAGCCACTATTTCTCAGgatcattcgaagctggattcGAACACAATTGCGGAAGCAATAAAGCCGTTGGTTGAGGCTGACCCGTCGATAAAGGTGAAATCAGTTATTGCGGAAGTGCAGTCGAAGTTCAATTACACCATCAGCTATCGGAAAGCATGGTTGGCGAAgcaaaaagcagtgaaaaaaatatttggcGGTTGGGAAGCATCATATGAAGCTTTGCCTATATGGTTTCAGGCCATGTGTAACAAGGAGCCATCAGCAATCGTCCATTTCGAGACTATGTCTGCATATCAAGGTGATGAGGAAGTAACTGATATCCGGGTATTGCACAgagtcttctggagttattacccctgCATTAGAGTGTTCAGACACTGCAAGCCAGTTGTCTAGGTTGATGGGACTCACTTGTACGGAAAGTATAAGGGTTGTTTGTTGGTCGCAGTTTCACAGGATGGTAACAATAATATCGTCCCTATTGCGTTTGCAATTGTGGAGGGGGAGACTTCTGATGCATGGCACTTTTTCCTTAGTAACCTGCGACAACATGTTGTGACTCGGGATGGTGTGGGACTGATTTCTGACAGGCACGAATCCATCAATGCAGCTGTTGCCCGGAGCAACGGAGCTTGGTCGCCCCCGAGAGCATTCCACatgttttgcatcaggcatatagagtcgAACTTCTTGAGAAAGTTCACGGCACCGTACCTGCAAAAACTTGTGGTCAATATAGGTAAATTTTAGTAATTCGAATTTCGTTATTAACTGAGTTACCTTCAAGCAGCGTTTCTCATGAATTCTTCTCTTGTGTGGCTTTGATTGTTGTGCAGGTTATTCGAGGACGGTGCGCGAGTACGAACAGCGCTACCAGCGTTTACGTGAACGGGGCGAGGCATATACGAACTGGCTTAACCGAATCCCACGCGAACAGTACGCGTTGGCGTATGACGGTGGCTACCGCTGGGGTCACATGACGACAAACCTAGTGGAATGCATCAACTCAGTGTTGAAGGGGGCACGCAATCTTCCTATAACTGCACTTGTCAAAGCCACATTCTACAGGCTTAACGAGTTGTTCACTAGAAAAAGAGCCGAGGCGGAGTCGCGGATAACAGCTGGACATGTTTTTTCTGAGGTTGTCACGTCGAAATTGAATGCAAATCAACTTGCATGTTCAAACATCCAGGTTAATTGCTTCGACAGGATGAATGAGGTCTTCGAGGTTCGTGAGATGCCAGGTGGAACTGAGTATGCCGTCGACCTCCGTCAACAACGATGTGACTGTGGTGAGTTCCAGGTGGATCGGATTCCCTGTCGACATGTTTTTGCATGTTGTGCGAATCAGCGACTGGATTGGCGAGTGTATGTCCACGAAGTTTACAAGATGGACCAAGTTCGAAGGGTTTACCGAGCTAGGTTTCAGCCACTGGGGAATCCCACAACGTGGCCTGTGTACAGCGGCCCTCGATTTGTCCCGAATCCGAACCTGAGACGGGTGATGAAAGGTCGCCCGAGGATGACACGTTTCTTGAACGAAATGGACACACGAATGTTACGTGCTCCTAGGCGTTGTCGGCAATGTGGAGCCGAGGGACACAGCCGAAGTAGATGCCGTCGGTCAGCTGGTGTAGGTCCCAGCAACCCAGGACAGTAGATTTATGCCTATCATGTTTCAT from Arachis hypogaea cultivar Tifrunner chromosome 10, arahy.Tifrunner.gnm2.J5K5, whole genome shotgun sequence includes:
- the LOC112717355 gene encoding uncharacterized protein, whose translation is MVYIYPIPLFGGFMQYQTKYVSDEASMQEMFSMYFESRGQISVIELGRNDSDSEEEFESNYEAVAPEGEEDQGDGVVAPNVGDVANALANEDPFEEPSFMRVLDLEAMHAPEFPEYMSAEIPMVEIPREAVMMAVKDYTIRRGVDYRVYESEPLTFYAKCTQYGSGCDWLIRDHSKLDSNTIAEAIKPLVEADPSIKVKSVIAEVQSKFNYTISYRKAWLAKQKAVKKIFGGWEASYEALPIWFQAMCNKEPSAIVHFETMSAYQGDEEVTDIRVDGTHLYGKYKGCLLVAVSQDGNNNIVPIAFAIVEGETSDAWHFFLSNLRQHVVTRDGVGLISDRHESINAAVARSNGAWSPPRAFHMFCIRHIESNFLRKFTAPYLQKLVVNIGYSRTVREYEQRYQRLRERGEAYTNWLNRIPREQYALAYDGGYRWGHMTTNLVECINSVLKGARNLPITALVKATFYRLNELFTRKRAEAESRITAGHVFSEVVTSKLNANQLACSNIQVNCFDRMNEVFEVREMPGGTEYAVDLRQQRCDCGEFQVDRIPCRHVFACCANQRLDWRVYVHEVYKMDQVRRVYRARFQPLGNPTTWPVYSGPRFVPNPNLRRVMKGRPRMTRFLNEMDTRMLRAPRRCRQCGAEGHSRSRCRRSAGVGPSNPGQ